The sequence below is a genomic window from Nocardia fluminea.
GAGTTCGTCAACACCCCGCACCTCACCAAGGGGCATCTGTACGAGATCTCGGGCCATCTCGACTGGTACAAGGACGGCATGTTCCCGGCCATGCACCTGGATGCCGAACTCAACGAGGACGGCACCGTACGCAAGCCCGGCCAGGACTACTACGTCAAGCCGATGAACTGCCCGATGCACAACCTGATCTTCGGCGCGCGCGGGCGTTCCTACCGTGAGCTGCCGCTGCGGATGTTCGAGTTCGGTTCGGTGTACCGCTACGAGAAGTCCGGCGTGATCCACGGCCTGACCCGCGTGCGTGGCATGACCCAGGACGACGCGCACATCTACTGCACCAAAGAGCAGATGCACGCCGAGCTCACCAGCACCCTGCAGTTCGTCCTCGGCCTGCTGAAGGATTACGGTCTCGACGACTTCTACCTCGAGCTGTCCACCAAGGACCCGAAGAAGTACGTGGGTTCGGACGAACTCTGGGCCGAGGCCACCGAGACCCTGGAGAAGGTCGCCGAGGCTTCCGGCCTCGACCTGGTGCCCGACCCCGGCGGCGCCGCGTTCTACGGCCCGAAGATCTCCGTGCAGGTCAAGGACGCGCTGGGCCGCACCTGGCAGATGTCGACCGTGCAGCTCGACTTCAACCTGCCCGATCGTTTCGACCTCGAGTACACCGCCTCCGACGGCACCAAGCAGCGTCCGGTGATGATCCACCGCGCCCTGTTCGGCTCGATCGAGCGCTTCTTCGGCGTGCTCACCGAGCACTACGCCGGTGCGTTCCCCGCCTGGCTCTCGCCGGTGCAGGTCGTGGGTATTCCGGTGGCGGAGAACTTCGCCCCGCACCTGGACGCGGTGATCGAGCGGCTGCGCGACGCCGGCGTGCGGGCCCAGGTGGACCGCAGCGACGACCGGATGCAGAAGAAGATCTACAACCAGACCGCGCAGAAGGTGCCGTTCATGCTGCTGGCAGGTGCGCGCGACGTCGAAGCCGGTGCGGTGAGCTTCCGGTTCCGCGACGGCACCCAGGTCAACGGTGTGCCGGTCGCCGACGCGGTCGCCACCATCACCACCTGGATCGCCCACCGCGTGAACGCCTCACCCACCGCCGAGGGGTTCGAGGTCGTCTCGGCGGCGGGTCGGGCATGAGCGAGAACCTCGCCCCCGACGCCGGTTCGATCGTCGACGCCGGAGCGGGCCACCCCGACCGCCTGCAACGGTTGTGGACGCCCTACCGGATGTCCTACATCACCGGCGAGGTCAAGCCCAAGGACGCCACCGGGCATCCGTTCACCGACATCCCCAAGATGTCGGACGAGGACGGCCTGATCATCGCGCGCGGCGAGCACGTGTACGCCGTGCTCAACTTGTACCCGTACAACCCCGGGCACATGATGGTGGTGCCGTACCGCCGGGTAGCCGACCTGGAGGACCTCACGACCGCCGAGAGCGCGGAACTGATGGCCTTCACGCAGCGGGCCATTCGGGTGATGAAGCAGGTTTCGCGGCCTGCCGGATTCAACGTGGGTCTCAATCTCGGTGGGGTGGCCGGTGGTTCGCTCGCCGACCACCTGCACCAGCACATCGTGCCGCGCTGGGGCGGGGACGCGAACTTCATCACCGTGGTCGGCGGGGTGAAGGTGATGCCTCAGCTGTTGCGCGACACGCGGCAGCTGCTGGCGGAGGCATGGGAGGCGTAGATGTGTGATCATCGCGAGGCCGCACACATCGCAGCCGATCGGGTGCGGGTGTCCCGCAGGTCGCAGGAGGAATAGAGACCGTGCTCAGCTTCTTCGGCCGCCAGACGTTTGCGAAAGCGACTGCGCCGCTGGGCAAAGCGCTCGTCGGTACGGGGCTCACCCCGGATACGATGACCTTGATCGGCACCACCGCGACGATCGCCGCCGCGGTGACGCTGTTCCCCACCGGGCACCTGTTCTGGGGAACGATGGTCATCTGGCTGTTCGTCATGTTCGACATGCTCGACGGTGCGATGGCGCGTGCCCGCGGCGGCGGCACGAAGTACGGCGCCGTCCTCGACGCCACCTGTGACCGGGTGGCCGACGGCGCGATCTTCGGCGGACTCGCCTGGTGGGCGGTCTATCACGAGCACAGCAAGCAGCTGCTGGCGCTGACCCTGATCGTGCTGGTCACCTCGCAGGTGATCTCCTATGCCAAGGCCCGGGCCGAGGCGAGTGGCCTGTCCGCCGACGGTGGGCTCATCGAACGCCCGGACCGGCTGGTCATCGTGCTGGTCGGCGCCGGGCTCACCGGCATCGGCGGGCACTGGGGGATCGACTGGCTCACCTGGGCCGTGTACGTGGCGATGTGGGTGCTGGCGGTGCTGAGCATCGTGACGGTGTTCCAGCGGGTGCTGGCGGTGCGCAATTCGCCGGGCGCGCGGGTGGTCATCCCGCCCGCACCGCGGCCGGACTCGGGGTCGGCCTCGTGAGCCTCGCGGATCGATTGAGCGACTGGGGATACGCGGCAGGCTGGGGCCTCGTGCGTTCGGCGCCGGAAGGGTTGGCGCGCAAGGTCTTCGACCTCGGCGCCGACCGCGCGGTGAAGGACGGCGGGCCGGTACAGCTGCGCCGCAATCTCGCGCGCGTGCTCGGTGTACCCGCCGACGAGGTGCCCGAGGAGTTGATGCGGGCCAGCATGCGTTCCTACGCGCGCTACTGGCGTGAGGCTTTCCGGCTGCCGTCGATGGACCACACGAAGATCGACTACTACGTCGGTGGTCTCGAGAACGTCGACGCCGGGTTGGCGGCGGGGCGCGGGCTGATTCTGGTGCTGCCGCACTCGGGCAACTGGGACATGGCCGGGGTGTGGTTGGTGCAGCACTACCAAACCTTCACCACGGTGGCCGAACGGCTGAAGCCCGAATCGCTGTTCGAACGGTTCGTCGAATACCGCGAGAGCCTCGGGTTCGAGGTGTTCCCGCTGACCGGCGGCGAACAACCGCCCTTCGCCGCGCTCGCCGAACGCCTGCGCCAGAACCGGATCGTGTGCCTGATGGGCGAACGCGATCTCACCGGCAAGGGCGTGCCCGTCGATTTCTTCGGCGAGCGCACCTGGATGCCCGGCGGCGCCGCGAAACTGGCCATCGAGACCGGCGCCGCGCTGGTTCCCGTGCACGGCTGGTTCACCGTCGACGACGACGGCACCGAAGGCTGGGGACTGAAAGCCGAACCGCCGCTGGATGTTTCCGGCGGGGTGGCGACCGCGACGCAGGCCCTCGCCGACCGGTTCGCCGCCAATATCGCCGAGCACCCGGCCGATTGGCACATGCTGCAACCGCTCTGGGAAGGCGATCTGTCGCCCGAACGTCTGGCGCGGATCACCGCGCGGCAGGCGGGAGGGCAGTCGTGAAGATCGGCATGATCTGCCCGTATTCGTTCGATGTCCCCGGCGGTGTGCAGGCCCATGTGGTCGAGCTGGCCCGGGTGTTCATCGAACGCGGGCACAAGGTGAGCGTGCTCGCCCCGGCTTCCGACGACACCCCACTGCCCGATTTCGTCGTCTCGGCGGGTCGCGCGGTCGCGATTCCCTACAACGGGTCGGTGGCGCGGTTGTCGTTCGGCCCGATGGCCTACACCAGGATTCGGCGCTGGATCGACAGCAACGACTTCGACGTGCTCCACATCCACGAACCCAACGCCCCGAGCCTGTCGATGCTGGCGCTCAAGATCGCCGAGGGCCCGATCGTGGCTACCTTCCACACCTCCACCACGAAGTCGTTGGTGCTCAGCACTTTTCAGGGAGTGCTCCGCCCGTATCACGAGAAGATCAGCGGGCGGATCGCCGTGTCCGAGCTGGCCAGGCGCTGGCAGGTCGAGGCGCTCGGATCCGACGCGGTCGAGATCCCCAACGGTGTCGACGTGTCGGCGTTCGCGCGCGGTGAGCCACTCGACGGGTACCCGCGCGCGGGCCGCACGGTGCTGTTCCTCGGTCGCTTCGACGAACCGCGCAAGGGCATGGACGTGCTGCTCGGCGCGCTGCCCGCGCTCATCGAACACCACCCCGATGTGGAGATTCTCATCGTCGGGCGCGGTGACGAGGATCGGTTGCGTCGTGAAGCCGGGCAGCACGCGGGCCATCTGCGGTTCCTCGGACAGGTCTCCGACGAGGAGAAGGCGGCCGCGCTGCGCAGTGCGGATGTCTACGTCGCGCCGAACCTCGGCGGTGAGAGTTTCGGCATCATCCTGATCGAGGCGATGGCGGCGGGCACCCCGGTGGTCGCGAGCGAACTCGACGCTTTCCGTCGCGTGTTGCGTGACGGCACCGCGGGCATGCTCACCCCGATCGGTGACTCCGACGCGCTGGCCACCGCCATCGACACGCTGCTCACCGACGACGAGACGCGGACGCGTCTGGTGAGCACCGCGACCCAGGTGGTCGCGGGCTACGACTGGCCGGTCGTGGCCGAACAGATCCTGCGGGTGTACGAGACCGTCACCGTCGGCGACACCCGGGTCCGGGCCGCCGGATGATCACCTTCTCCGCCACCACCGTCCTCGTTCTCGGGCTGATCGCGCTGCTCGTGCTCGCCCTCGGCGTGTGGGCCTACTCCACGGCGAACCGGCTCGACCGGCTGCACGTGCGTTCCGATCAGTCCTGGCAGGCCCTCGATGCAGCGCTCGCCCGCCGGGCAGTGGTGGCGCGCGCTGTGGCCATGTCGGAGGCCGGGCCGGTGAGTGCCGATCCCCGCCGGGCCGAACGGGCCTCCCAGCTCGCCACCCTCGCCGACCGGGCCGAACGCGCCGATCGCGGTGACCGGGAAACGATCGAGAACCAGCTCTCCGCCGCGCTCTCCCTCGTCGACATCGACCACCTGCGACCGCAATTGGTGGCCGAGCTCGCCGACGCCGAGGCGCGCGTGCTGATCGCGCGCCGGTTCCACAACGACGCCGTGCGCGACACCTTGGCCCTGCGTACCCGCAGGCCCGTGCGCATCCTGCACCTCGGCGGCACCGCGCCGCTGCCGCACTATTTCGAGATCACCGAACGCGCGACGCCCGCCGCCGCGACCGGTCTCGTCGTGCA
It includes:
- the thrS gene encoding threonine--tRNA ligase, producing the protein MTTSAPISPVALVRVPAGTTAGAAVREAGLPTKGPDTVVVVRDADGALKDLSWIPDEDADVEPVPANSEDGRSVIRHSAAHVLAQAVQQEFPDAKLGIGPPIKDGFYYDFQVGKPFTPEDLAKLESRMKKIIKGAQRFSRRVVEVDDARVELANEPFKLELISDKSGIDDPEIMEVGGNELTIYDNLDPRTGEKLWGDLCRGPHIPTTKFIPAFKLTRSSAAYWRGDQDREDLQRVYGTAWESTEAMDAYLELLAEAERRDHRKLGLELDLFSFPDALGSGLPVFHPKGGIIRKEMEEYSRQRHVDAGYEFVNTPHLTKGHLYEISGHLDWYKDGMFPAMHLDAELNEDGTVRKPGQDYYVKPMNCPMHNLIFGARGRSYRELPLRMFEFGSVYRYEKSGVIHGLTRVRGMTQDDAHIYCTKEQMHAELTSTLQFVLGLLKDYGLDDFYLELSTKDPKKYVGSDELWAEATETLEKVAEASGLDLVPDPGGAAFYGPKISVQVKDALGRTWQMSTVQLDFNLPDRFDLEYTASDGTKQRPVMIHRALFGSIERFFGVLTEHYAGAFPAWLSPVQVVGIPVAENFAPHLDAVIERLRDAGVRAQVDRSDDRMQKKIYNQTAQKVPFMLLAGARDVEAGAVSFRFRDGTQVNGVPVADAVATITTWIAHRVNASPTAEGFEVVSAAGRA
- a CDS encoding HIT family protein; the protein is MSENLAPDAGSIVDAGAGHPDRLQRLWTPYRMSYITGEVKPKDATGHPFTDIPKMSDEDGLIIARGEHVYAVLNLYPYNPGHMMVVPYRRVADLEDLTTAESAELMAFTQRAIRVMKQVSRPAGFNVGLNLGGVAGGSLADHLHQHIVPRWGGDANFITVVGGVKVMPQLLRDTRQLLAEAWEA
- the pgsA gene encoding phosphatidylinositol phosphate synthase — its product is MLSFFGRQTFAKATAPLGKALVGTGLTPDTMTLIGTTATIAAAVTLFPTGHLFWGTMVIWLFVMFDMLDGAMARARGGGTKYGAVLDATCDRVADGAIFGGLAWWAVYHEHSKQLLALTLIVLVTSQVISYAKARAEASGLSADGGLIERPDRLVIVLVGAGLTGIGGHWGIDWLTWAVYVAMWVLAVLSIVTVFQRVLAVRNSPGARVVIPPAPRPDSGSAS
- a CDS encoding phosphatidylinositol mannoside acyltransferase, with the protein product MSLADRLSDWGYAAGWGLVRSAPEGLARKVFDLGADRAVKDGGPVQLRRNLARVLGVPADEVPEELMRASMRSYARYWREAFRLPSMDHTKIDYYVGGLENVDAGLAAGRGLILVLPHSGNWDMAGVWLVQHYQTFTTVAERLKPESLFERFVEYRESLGFEVFPLTGGEQPPFAALAERLRQNRIVCLMGERDLTGKGVPVDFFGERTWMPGGAAKLAIETGAALVPVHGWFTVDDDGTEGWGLKAEPPLDVSGGVATATQALADRFAANIAEHPADWHMLQPLWEGDLSPERLARITARQAGGQS
- a CDS encoding glycosyltransferase family 4 protein, which codes for MKIGMICPYSFDVPGGVQAHVVELARVFIERGHKVSVLAPASDDTPLPDFVVSAGRAVAIPYNGSVARLSFGPMAYTRIRRWIDSNDFDVLHIHEPNAPSLSMLALKIAEGPIVATFHTSTTKSLVLSTFQGVLRPYHEKISGRIAVSELARRWQVEALGSDAVEIPNGVDVSAFARGEPLDGYPRAGRTVLFLGRFDEPRKGMDVLLGALPALIEHHPDVEILIVGRGDEDRLRREAGQHAGHLRFLGQVSDEEKAAALRSADVYVAPNLGGESFGIILIEAMAAGTPVVASELDAFRRVLRDGTAGMLTPIGDSDALATAIDTLLTDDETRTRLVSTATQVVAGYDWPVVAEQILRVYETVTVGDTRVRAAG
- a CDS encoding NUDIX hydrolase, which produces MTFSATTVLVLGLIALLVLALGVWAYSTANRLDRLHVRSDQSWQALDAALARRAVVARAVAMSEAGPVSADPRRAERASQLATLADRAERADRGDRETIENQLSAALSLVDIDHLRPQLVAELADAEARVLIARRFHNDAVRDTLALRTRRPVRILHLGGTAPLPHYFEITERATPAAATGLVVHTTRTTARVVLLDEQNRVLLLRGHDPMIPEVAFWFTVGGGVEPGESLRDAAVREVYEETGQRVDPAALRGPLWRRVAVFPFNGELIRSEELFFTLRSPGFEWRPADLTALERRTITDHRWCTAEDIRALDAAGEAVYPYHLDELLAEAVSAAEDDTQHVVRSIR